One genomic segment of Bifidobacterium breve DSM 20213 = JCM 1192 includes these proteins:
- a CDS encoding C1 family peptidase: MSELTPLTGEALNTLRSEFDADGTSRLAMNAVTAAGIDKVARNYDRARLLQRRFSTTVDNGEATHQDRSGRCWLFSSLNVARFIAKKNMNLKEFEFSQNYAMYYDKLERVNYFLKDVAALVEAGDPADSRLIQHLLADVMGDGGQWTMAMNVYKKYGAVPKDLFPETESSKNTGEMNTQLRHLLHTAVAHMYAAEGDTAKVEQIIAETTAAGHRILTIHLGEPPVSFDWEWTDADGEFHRDGEITPVEFWKKYVGPAGLEDYVCLVDDPRAEHAKGKKIGIEHLGNVAGGDATEYLNVPNQFMKDCVKQILVEQGIPVWFGADCHPFMDRESGAWATDLFEYGKVYDVDFDLDKEARVRFGDSAMNHAMAFAGVDVADDGTTRRWRVENSWGAKIADKGYFTMSDDWFTEYVYEVAVPKSMLPAEYQKALEEPATMLPAWDPMGALAK; this comes from the coding sequence ATGAGTGAATTGACGCCTTTGACTGGCGAAGCGCTGAACACTCTGCGCAGCGAATTTGACGCCGACGGCACCAGCCGCCTGGCCATGAACGCGGTGACCGCCGCTGGAATCGACAAGGTGGCCCGCAACTATGATCGCGCCCGTCTGCTGCAGCGTCGCTTCTCCACCACTGTGGATAACGGCGAGGCCACCCATCAGGATCGTTCCGGCCGCTGCTGGTTGTTCAGTTCCCTGAACGTGGCCCGCTTCATCGCCAAGAAGAACATGAACTTGAAGGAGTTCGAGTTCTCCCAGAACTACGCGATGTACTACGACAAGCTGGAGCGCGTCAACTACTTCCTCAAGGATGTGGCAGCTCTGGTGGAGGCCGGCGATCCTGCTGACTCCCGCCTGATCCAGCACCTGCTCGCCGACGTGATGGGCGACGGCGGCCAGTGGACCATGGCCATGAACGTGTACAAGAAGTACGGTGCCGTGCCCAAGGATCTGTTCCCGGAGACCGAATCCTCCAAGAACACCGGCGAGATGAACACCCAGCTTCGTCACCTGCTGCACACCGCCGTGGCGCACATGTACGCTGCCGAAGGCGACACCGCCAAGGTCGAGCAGATCATTGCCGAGACCACTGCTGCTGGCCACCGTATCCTGACCATCCACCTGGGCGAGCCGCCGGTCTCCTTCGACTGGGAGTGGACTGACGCGGACGGCGAATTCCACCGCGACGGCGAGATTACGCCGGTCGAGTTCTGGAAGAAGTACGTGGGGCCTGCCGGTCTTGAGGACTACGTGTGCCTGGTGGATGACCCGCGCGCCGAGCACGCCAAGGGCAAGAAGATCGGTATTGAGCACCTCGGCAACGTGGCCGGCGGCGACGCCACCGAGTACCTCAACGTGCCGAACCAGTTCATGAAGGACTGCGTCAAGCAGATTCTGGTCGAGCAGGGCATTCCGGTGTGGTTCGGTGCCGACTGCCACCCGTTCATGGATCGTGAATCCGGCGCTTGGGCCACCGATCTGTTCGAGTACGGCAAGGTATACGACGTAGACTTCGACCTCGATAAGGAAGCCCGCGTACGCTTCGGCGATTCCGCCATGAACCACGCCATGGCATTCGCCGGCGTGGACGTTGCCGACGATGGCACCACCCGCCGCTGGCGCGTGGAGAACTCCTGGGGCGCCAAGATCGCCGACAAGGGCTACTTCACCATGTCCGACGACTGGTTCACTGAGTACGTCTACGAGGTCGCCGTCCCGAAGAGCATGCTCCCAGCCGAATACCAGAAGGCTTTAGAAGAGCCCGCCACCATGCTTCCGGCTTGGGATCCGATGGGCGCATTGGCCAAGTAG
- a CDS encoding pyroglutamyl-peptidase I — MRELNVVISGFDHYDGVDVNPAIEVPKAIAEQGLGPASSPDDPLDQVEVTIHVVSIPVSFAKAWPTLKETIEATRPDIVIATGLKHSARGVMLERCATNLMDTAKPDADNVTPRREPIDPDGPAAYWTRLPLRSILNDFADDSIPATLSSDAGTFVCNSLFYNLLNWTATQERVLGGFVSFPLVGPAHSSQNGLPLEQQIAAGRDVVREAVRYYLKPSSSDILIA, encoded by the coding sequence ATCGAGGTGCCCAAGGCCATTGCCGAGCAGGGTTTGGGGCCTGCCTCCAGTCCGGACGACCCGTTGGATCAGGTTGAGGTGACCATTCATGTGGTCAGCATTCCGGTGAGTTTCGCCAAAGCCTGGCCCACACTCAAAGAGACCATCGAGGCCACGAGGCCTGACATTGTCATCGCCACTGGGCTCAAGCATTCGGCCCGTGGTGTGATGCTGGAACGCTGCGCCACCAATTTGATGGATACGGCCAAACCTGACGCCGACAATGTGACTCCGCGTCGCGAGCCCATCGATCCCGACGGCCCGGCCGCTTACTGGACGCGTCTGCCATTGCGCTCGATTTTGAATGACTTTGCCGACGATTCGATTCCGGCCACCTTAAGCTCTGATGCCGGCACATTCGTATGCAACTCGCTGTTCTACAATTTGCTCAATTGGACCGCCACTCAGGAACGTGTGCTGGGAGGATTCGTGAGCTTCCCATTGGTAGGGCCGGCGCATTCCAGCCAGAACGGATTGCCGCTGGAACAGCAGATTGCCGCTGGGCGAGACGTGGTGCGCGAGGCTGTGCGCTACTATCTCAAGCCCTCCAGCTCCGATATCCTCATTGCCTGA
- a CDS encoding 3-deoxy-7-phosphoheptulonate synthase, whose translation MAALRGPDSSEDERRLGEQAVFPETVDVNIRQLDPIPAPRAFLKEQPLTDEMSELVLHSRQEIRDVLNGRDDRLLVIVGPCSIHDPKAAHEYAEKLAAVKRELEDRLVIVMRVYFEKPRTTIGWKGLINDPDLDGRFNIRKGMWLARKVLTDVLSLGLPTATEWLDPITPQYICDAISWGAIGARNTESQVHRELASGLSMPVGFKNSTDGSIKAAADSCYAAGFEHHFLSINLDGRVISAETKGNPDCHLVLRGSSHGPNYDAASVRQALEDLKASKASGPSQHGLVIDAAHGNCGKDENREAGVIEEIAERLAAGEQGITGVMMESFLVGGHQKPAPLDQLVYGQSVTDSCVPWDRTNELLRTLADAVTTRRALHR comes from the coding sequence ATGGCAGCACTGCGTGGCCCTGATAGTTCAGAGGACGAACGTCGTTTGGGGGAGCAAGCGGTCTTTCCCGAGACAGTGGATGTCAATATTCGCCAGCTCGACCCCATTCCCGCACCTCGCGCCTTCCTCAAGGAGCAGCCGCTCACCGATGAGATGAGCGAGCTCGTGCTTCACTCCCGTCAGGAGATTCGTGACGTGCTCAATGGTCGCGACGACCGCTTGCTGGTCATTGTGGGCCCCTGCTCTATTCATGATCCCAAGGCCGCGCACGAATACGCCGAAAAGCTTGCCGCCGTCAAGCGTGAGCTCGAAGACCGTCTCGTCATCGTGATGCGCGTGTACTTCGAGAAGCCGCGTACCACCATCGGTTGGAAGGGCTTGATCAACGATCCTGATCTGGATGGCCGCTTCAATATTCGCAAAGGCATGTGGTTGGCCCGCAAGGTGCTCACCGACGTGCTGAGCCTCGGTCTGCCCACGGCCACTGAATGGCTCGATCCCATCACTCCGCAGTACATCTGCGACGCGATCAGCTGGGGTGCCATCGGCGCGCGCAATACCGAAAGCCAGGTTCACCGCGAACTCGCTTCTGGCCTATCCATGCCGGTGGGCTTCAAGAACTCCACCGACGGCTCCATCAAGGCCGCCGCTGATTCTTGCTATGCCGCAGGATTTGAGCACCACTTCCTATCCATCAATCTTGATGGCCGTGTGATTTCCGCCGAGACCAAAGGTAACCCGGACTGCCATCTGGTGCTGCGCGGCTCCAGCCATGGTCCGAACTATGATGCCGCATCCGTGCGTCAGGCGCTCGAGGATCTGAAGGCATCCAAGGCGTCCGGCCCCAGCCAGCATGGCCTCGTCATTGATGCCGCCCATGGCAACTGCGGCAAGGATGAGAATCGTGAAGCCGGGGTCATCGAAGAGATTGCCGAACGTTTGGCGGCCGGCGAACAGGGCATCACCGGTGTGATGATGGAAAGCTTCCTGGTGGGAGGCCATCAGAAGCCGGCCCCGCTCGATCAACTGGTGTACGGTCAGTCCGTCACCGATTCCTGCGTGCCGTGGGATCGCACCAACGAGCTTTTGCGCACGCTGGCCGACGCCGTCACGACTCGCCGCGCGCTCCATCGCTGA